Proteins encoded within one genomic window of Raineyella fluvialis:
- a CDS encoding formate/nitrite transporter family protein, with product MSFNTPAEITRLAVASGETKANASPPKALVAGFLAGAYIAFGGLLATVTSAGLDPKSWGGLITLVTGVTFSLGLILVVIAGADLLTGNMMLVPLAVLSRRVTLAKLALNWLWVTIGNLVGSVFVAWLLADQTGLFAKGSINFARLAAIATGKAITESHWEQFVRAIGCNWLVCLAVWIALAATSTGGKILAIVPPITAFVALGFDHVVANMFFLPAAMMVGAGDLSLADTTLNLVFAYLGNAVGAGVFVAGAYFYLYGDTQGQPGAAAGAPAVDERRNAPHDR from the coding sequence ATGTCGTTCAACACCCCGGCAGAGATCACCCGGCTTGCTGTTGCATCCGGTGAGACGAAGGCGAACGCCAGTCCTCCCAAGGCGCTTGTCGCCGGTTTCCTGGCCGGCGCCTACATCGCCTTCGGCGGCCTGCTGGCGACCGTCACGTCCGCCGGTCTGGATCCCAAGTCGTGGGGCGGCCTGATCACGCTGGTGACTGGGGTGACCTTCAGCCTGGGTCTCATCCTGGTCGTGATCGCGGGGGCCGACCTGCTGACCGGCAACATGATGCTGGTGCCACTCGCGGTGTTGAGCCGCCGTGTGACGCTCGCCAAGCTGGCCCTCAACTGGTTGTGGGTCACGATCGGCAACCTGGTCGGGTCGGTGTTCGTCGCCTGGCTGTTGGCCGACCAGACCGGGCTGTTCGCGAAGGGCTCGATCAACTTCGCCCGGCTGGCCGCGATCGCCACCGGCAAGGCGATCACCGAGTCGCACTGGGAGCAGTTCGTCCGAGCCATCGGCTGCAACTGGCTCGTGTGCCTGGCCGTCTGGATCGCCCTGGCCGCCACCAGTACGGGCGGCAAGATCCTCGCCATCGTCCCGCCGATCACCGCCTTCGTGGCGCTCGGTTTCGACCACGTCGTCGCGAACATGTTCTTCCTGCCGGCCGCGATGATGGTCGGCGCCGGAGACCTCTCCCTCGCCGACACCACGCTCAACCTGGTCTTCGCGTACCTCGGCAATGCCGTCGGCGCAGGAGTGTTCGTCGCCGGTGCCTATTTCTACCTCTACGGCGACACCCAAGGACAGCCCGGCGCTGCGGCCGGTGCGCCCGCTGTCGACGAACGCCGCAACGCTCCCCACGACCGCTGA
- a CDS encoding phospholipase D-like domain-containing protein, translating into MTASAPVPFSWDGLGIYKKEGRFLEGYPADERTFFSPRDDIHGLLVAVLGTAQHSIVVNMFGYDDDILNGIIQEKLSDEKVFVQMSLDRTQAAGVHEKAILAKWQNDGFGNSIAIGTSSVHNAISHLKIVIVDGIYTVKGSTNWSLAGEQQQDNELTLSRNPVIAAETRAILDLNHDFMLKQMAGTKLNVAALMAPTAPASLPPLPPVPGESPHI; encoded by the coding sequence ATGACCGCGAGTGCGCCAGTGCCCTTCTCCTGGGACGGGCTCGGCATCTACAAGAAGGAAGGCCGGTTCCTCGAGGGGTACCCGGCCGACGAACGTACGTTCTTCTCGCCGCGCGATGACATCCATGGGCTGCTCGTGGCCGTGCTCGGCACCGCCCAGCACTCCATCGTGGTCAACATGTTCGGCTACGACGATGACATCCTGAACGGGATCATCCAGGAGAAGTTGTCCGACGAGAAGGTCTTCGTCCAGATGAGCCTTGACCGGACTCAGGCGGCCGGCGTCCACGAGAAGGCCATCCTCGCCAAGTGGCAGAACGACGGCTTCGGCAACAGCATCGCCATCGGCACCAGTTCGGTCCACAACGCGATCTCCCACCTCAAGATCGTGATCGTCGACGGCATCTACACCGTCAAGGGATCGACCAACTGGTCCCTGGCCGGTGAGCAGCAACAGGACAACGAGCTCACCCTGAGCCGCAACCCCGTCATCGCCGCGGAGACACGGGCCATCCTCGACCTCAACCACGACTTCATGCTGAAGCAGATGGCGGGTACCAAGCTGAACGTGGCCGCCTTGATGGCCCCGACGGCGCCGGCGTCGCTGCCACCCCTGCCGCCGGTGCCTGGCGAGTCCCCGCACATCTGA
- the helR gene encoding RNA polymerase recycling motor ATPase HelR, with product MTPATPTTFDLPHRLAAKADPALIAVDEEHFALIARTLERQVVNLSERRDALRKAPGGRGRQAMDRDLEIHRLTARLRVLERFGLDICLGRMVAAGDPDPVYVGRLGLSDADGEPLVIDWRAPAAEPFFAASHGDPMGLVSRRRYRWSRGRVVDYWDEVFSLEGLAGRAALDDQSAFIASLGDARSPRMRDVLATIQADQDAVIRADSHGALVVDGGPGTGKTVVALHRAAYLLYADPRLGARRGGVLFVGPHQPYLDFVADVLPNLGEDGVRTCTLRELVPEGAHAGVEADPRVARLKASVAMVDAVESAVRFYEEPPTEDLTVETDWSDIRLRADDWAEAFEAPDPGTPHNEARDDVWEALLEILVDNSEDDEVPAQALRRSLERNDDLRTTFRRAWPILSATDLVSDLWSVPAYLRHCAPWLTADDRRLLRRPEGAPWTMSDLPLLDSLRARLGDPEASQRRRQHGAALAADRAYMDQVVDNILAADDDPESGLKLLRRDSMRESLLHDDVPDSTGEPLAGPFAHVVVDEAQEITDAEWQMLLRRCPSRSFTIVGDRAQARHGFTESWQERLGRVGFDTVRHATLTINYRTPEEIMVVAAPVIRAALPGANVPTSIRRTGIPVTYGAVAERDPIIRAWLSEHAEGVACVVGDPTFTGTERVRSLSPVEVKGLEFDLVVLVEPAAFGAGIEGAVDRYVAMTRSTRELVILT from the coding sequence ATGACGCCTGCTACCCCCACGACCTTCGACCTCCCTCACCGTCTCGCCGCCAAGGCCGACCCCGCCCTGATCGCCGTCGACGAGGAGCACTTCGCTCTCATCGCCCGGACCCTCGAGAGGCAGGTGGTCAACCTCTCGGAGCGCCGCGACGCGCTGCGCAAGGCCCCGGGTGGCCGCGGACGGCAGGCGATGGACCGGGACCTGGAGATCCATCGGCTGACGGCGCGGCTGCGGGTGCTGGAGCGCTTCGGCCTCGACATCTGCCTGGGACGGATGGTCGCTGCCGGGGATCCGGACCCGGTGTACGTCGGCCGGCTCGGGCTGTCCGACGCCGACGGCGAGCCCTTGGTGATCGACTGGCGGGCGCCGGCCGCCGAGCCGTTCTTCGCCGCGAGCCACGGCGACCCGATGGGTCTGGTCAGTCGTCGCCGCTACCGCTGGTCCCGGGGCCGGGTCGTCGACTACTGGGACGAGGTCTTCTCCCTGGAGGGATTGGCGGGAAGGGCCGCTCTGGACGACCAGTCCGCCTTCATCGCCAGCCTCGGCGACGCCCGCTCGCCGCGGATGCGGGACGTGCTGGCCACGATCCAGGCAGACCAGGACGCCGTCATCCGTGCCGACTCGCACGGTGCCCTCGTCGTCGACGGCGGTCCGGGAACCGGGAAGACGGTCGTCGCCCTGCACCGCGCGGCCTACCTGCTCTACGCCGACCCCCGGCTCGGCGCTCGACGTGGCGGGGTGTTGTTCGTCGGCCCCCACCAGCCCTATCTGGACTTCGTCGCCGATGTCCTGCCCAACCTCGGGGAGGACGGGGTACGTACGTGCACCCTGCGTGAACTGGTGCCGGAAGGGGCCCACGCGGGCGTCGAGGCCGACCCCCGGGTAGCCCGGCTGAAGGCTTCCGTCGCCATGGTGGACGCGGTGGAGTCGGCCGTACGTTTCTACGAGGAGCCGCCCACCGAGGACCTGACCGTCGAGACCGACTGGTCCGACATCCGGCTGCGGGCCGACGACTGGGCCGAGGCCTTCGAGGCCCCCGATCCCGGCACCCCTCACAACGAGGCGCGCGACGACGTGTGGGAGGCGTTGCTGGAGATCCTCGTCGACAACAGCGAGGACGACGAGGTGCCCGCGCAGGCGCTGCGACGCTCACTGGAACGCAACGACGACCTGCGCACCACCTTCCGGCGGGCGTGGCCGATCCTGTCGGCGACCGACCTCGTCTCCGATCTGTGGTCCGTGCCCGCCTACCTGCGCCATTGCGCGCCCTGGCTGACCGCCGACGATCGACGACTGCTGAGACGACCCGAGGGAGCGCCGTGGACGATGTCGGACCTTCCCCTCCTGGATTCACTGCGGGCACGTCTCGGTGACCCGGAGGCCTCCCAGCGGCGCCGGCAGCACGGCGCCGCCCTGGCAGCCGACCGCGCGTACATGGATCAGGTCGTCGACAACATCCTGGCGGCCGATGACGACCCGGAGAGCGGGCTGAAACTGCTGCGCCGCGACAGCATGCGGGAGTCACTGCTGCACGACGACGTGCCCGACTCGACGGGCGAGCCGCTGGCGGGCCCGTTCGCGCACGTCGTCGTCGACGAAGCCCAGGAGATCACCGACGCGGAATGGCAGATGCTGCTGCGCCGCTGCCCGTCCCGCAGCTTCACCATCGTCGGTGATCGTGCCCAGGCCCGTCACGGCTTCACCGAGTCGTGGCAGGAACGCCTCGGCCGAGTCGGCTTCGACACCGTCCGGCACGCGACGCTGACGATCAACTACCGGACCCCGGAGGAGATCATGGTTGTGGCCGCACCAGTCATCCGCGCGGCACTGCCCGGCGCGAACGTCCCGACCTCCATCCGCCGCACCGGCATCCCCGTCACGTACGGCGCCGTCGCCGAGCGGGACCCGATCATCCGGGCCTGGCTCTCCGAACACGCCGAAGGCGTCGCCTGCGTCGTCGGCGACCCGACCTTCACCGGCACCGAGCGGGTCCGTTCACTGTCGCCGGTGGAGGTCAAGGGTCTGGAGTTCGACCTCGTCGTCCTGGTCGAGCCGGCGGCGTTCGGGGCGGGCATCGAGGGAGCCGTCGACCGCTACGTCGCCATGACCCGCTCCACCCGGGAACTGGTCATCCTCACCTGA